The Lepeophtheirus salmonis chromosome 1, UVic_Lsal_1.4, whole genome shotgun sequence genome has a segment encoding these proteins:
- the LOC121121193 gene encoding uncharacterized protein, translating into MPGNPCSPTVNHSAVCDDKKSYCKANAFKCMDPNYYFNCRKSCGCRGNCHDVSANCIMWPAGCLECESCEKCPRFCGFCEGCNDVFKEELCQKLVRYCYNENVGYFCSKTCNKCRCQDRLKYNSVCRLFKKYGYCNQSTPYYYFMRFSCAVTCEFVSCKRD; encoded by the exons ATGCCAGGCA ATCCTTGTTCTCCGACTGTAAATCACTCCG CCGTATGCGATGATAAGAAATCTTACTGTAAAGCTAATGCCTTCAAATGCATGGACccaaattactattttaattgtAGGAAAAGTTGTGGATGTCGTG GAAATTGTCATGATGTCTCGGCAAATTGTATTATGTGGCCTGCTGGATGTCTAGAGTGTGAGTCTTGCGAAAAATGTCCACGATTCTGTGGCTTTTGTGAAG gATGTAATGATGTATTCAAGGAGGAACTATGTCAGAAGCTTGTACGATACTGCTACAATGAAAATGTTGGATATTTCTGTTCAAAAACATGTAATAAATGCAGATGTCAAGATCGATTAAAGTACAATAGTGTATGCagactattcaaaaaatatggatattgcAATCAAAGTACCccttactattattttatgaggTTTAGTTGTGCAGTTACATGTGAATTCGTGTCTTGTAAACGTGATTAG